The Dokdonella sp. nucleotide sequence GGTCGTCGCCGTCGGCGGCCAGCAGTACCCGGCCAGCCATGTCGACGTGCTTGCCGCGCTGCCGACCCGCGATCAGGCGCTGGCCATGCTGGCCCGTGTGCTCGCCGAACCCGCCGCGATGTTCGCACGCGCGGTCAAGGCGGTCGCCGACAAGCAGGGCGGTGGCGATGTCCCCGCTGCTGCCGAAACGGCGTGACGCCCGACCCGGCGACGATCCACAGAATCCCATCCAGTCAAACATTCAGAAGGTAAACATCAATGTCTCTGTCGAACGATCAGATTGTCGACGCGATCGCCGCGAAGTCGCTCATGGAAGTGATGGAGTTGGTCAAGGCCATCGAGGAAAAGTTCGGCGTGTCCGCCGCCGCCCCGGTTGCCGTGGCGGCCGGTCCGGCCGCTGCCGCCGCTCCGGCCGAGGAGCAGACCGAGTTCACCATCGTGCTGAAGAGCGCGGGTGACAAGAAGGTCGACGTGATCAAGGCGGTCCGTGCGATCACCGGCCTCGGTCTCAAGGAAGCCAAGGACCTCACCGAAGCGGGTGGTGTCCTCAAGGAAGGCGTGTCGAAGGACGAGGCTGCGAACTTCAAGAAGGATCTCGAAGCCGCCGGCGCCACTGTCGAGGTCAAGTGACTTCAGGATGAAGTCATCCCGGACAGCCCACGGACGGGCGGCGATCCGGGGTCCAGCGCCTGCATCGATGCAGTACGCCGGGCTCCGTCCATCGCCGGAATGACGCCAAGAAGCCTGGGGGTGCAAACCCCCGGGCTTTGTCCGTTGCAGCAACGGGATTGGTGATTGGCGATACGGGATTCGCAAGAGCAGGCAAAGCCGCCGGTTCCTGACGAATTCCGAATCCCCAATCCCGAATCCCGGCATTTCAAACCCCGGCTGGCGTCCCCCGCGCTGGCCAAGCTCCGAGGCGGTACCCCACGATGACCTACTCGTTCACTGAAAAGAAGCGCATCCGCAAGGATTTCGGCAAGCGGCCACCGGTACTCGATGTGCCGTTCCTGCTTGCGATCCAGGTCGATTCCTACCGCGAGTTCCTGCAACTCGACGGCGATCCGAACAAGCGTGAAGACAAGGGGCTGCACGCCGCGCTCAATTCGGTGTTCCCGATTTCGAGCTATTCGGGCAATGCCGCACTCGAGTATGTCAGCTATCGCCTCGGCGAGCCGCCGTTCGACGAGCGCGAATGCCGGTCGCGCGGCATGAGCTACGGTGCACCGTTGCGCGTGACCGTGCGCCTCGTGATCTACGACCGCGAGTCATCGAACAAGGCAATCAAGTACGTCAAGGAGCAGGAAGTCTACATGGGCGAACTGCCGCTCATGACCGATACCGGCACCTTCATCGTCAACGGCACCGAGCGCGTCATCGTTTCGCAGCTGCATCGTTCGCCGGGCGTGTTCTTCGACCACGACCGTGGCAAGACGCATTCGTCGGGCAAGCTGCTCTACAGCGCGCGCGTGATCCCGTATCGTGGCTCGTGGCTCGACTTCGAGTTCGACCCGAAGGACGCCCTGTTCACGCGCATCGACCGTCGCCGCAAGCTGCCGGTGACGATCCTTCTGCGCGCGCTCGGCTACACCAATGAGCAGATGCTCGACATCTTCTTCGAGCACAACGTCTTCCATCTCGGCAAGAAGGACGGCGCCGAGCTCGAGCTCGTTGCCGAACGCCTGCGCGGCGAGACGCTGAACTTCGACCTCAAGGTCGGCGACGAGGTCATCGTCGAGACCGGCAAGCGCATCACCGCACGCCATGTGCGCCGGCTCGAAGCGGCCAAGATCAAGTCGCTGGAAGTGCCCGACGAATACCTGGTCGGCCGAATCCTCGCCACCGACATCGTCGACACCAAGACCGGCGAACTGCTCGCCGCGGCCAACACCGAACTGGCCGACTCGCACCTTGAGGCGTTCCGCAAGGCCGGCGTCGAGAGGATCGCGACCCTGTGGGTCAACGACCTCGATCGCGGTGACTACATCTCCAAGACCCTGCGTATCGATCCGAGCCGTACGCCGCTCGAGGCGCTGGTCGAGATCTATCGCATGATGCGCCCGGGCGAACCGCCGACCAAGGACGCCGCGCAGAATTTGTTCCAGAACCTGTTCTTCTCGTCCGAGCGCTACGATCTCGATCGCGTTGGTCGCATGAAGTTCAACCGCCGCGTCGGCCGCAAGGACGACCGCGGTCCCGGTGTGCTCTATGACGGGCGCTACTTCCGCGACCGCAACGACGAAGCGTCGAAGTCGCTGGTCAAGGAACTGGGCGACGGTTCGGACATCCTCGACGTGCTCAAGGTGCTGATCGAGATCCGCAACGGCCGTGGCACGGTCGACGACATCGATCACCTCGGCAACCGCCGCGTGCGTTCGGTCGGCGAGATGGCCGAGAACGTGTTCCGCATTGGCCTCGTGCGTGTCGAGCGCGCGGTCAAGGAGCGCCTGTCGCTGGCTGAATCGGAAGGCCTGACCCCGCAGGAGCTGATCAACGCCAAGCCAGTGGCGGCGGCGATCAAGGAGTTCTTTGGCTCCTCGCAGCTCTCGCAGTTCATGGACCAGAACAATCCGCTGTCGGAAGTCACTCACAAGCGCCGCGTCTCGGCGCTCGGCCCGGGCGGCCTTACCCGTGAACGTGCCGGTTTCGAGGTGCGCGACGTGCATCCGACCCATTACGGCCGTGTCTGCACGATCGAGACGCCGGAAGGTCCGAACATCGGCCTGATCAATTCGCTGGCCGTGTATGCGCGCACCAACGAGTATGGCTTCCTCGAGACGCCGTACCGCAAGGTCGTCAACGGCAAGATCACCAACGAGGTCGAGTACCTGTCGGCGATCGACGAAGGCGACCATGTGATCGCCCAGGCGAACTCGCCGCTCAAGAAGGACGGCAGTTTCGTCGAGGACTTCGTCTCCTGCCGTTCGCATGGCGAGTCGGAACTGCGCCCGTCCAGCGACATCGAGTACATGGACGTGTCGCCGATGCAGACCGTGTCGGTTGCTGCCGCGCTGGTGCCGTTCCTCGAACACGATGACGCCAACCGCGCACTCATGGGCGCGAACATGCAGCGCCAGGC carries:
- the rplL gene encoding 50S ribosomal protein L7/L12, which produces MSLSNDQIVDAIAAKSLMEVMELVKAIEEKFGVSAAAPVAVAAGPAAAAAPAEEQTEFTIVLKSAGDKKVDVIKAVRAITGLGLKEAKDLTEAGGVLKEGVSKDEAANFKKDLEAAGATVEVK
- the rpoB gene encoding DNA-directed RNA polymerase subunit beta, whose amino-acid sequence is MTYSFTEKKRIRKDFGKRPPVLDVPFLLAIQVDSYREFLQLDGDPNKREDKGLHAALNSVFPISSYSGNAALEYVSYRLGEPPFDERECRSRGMSYGAPLRVTVRLVIYDRESSNKAIKYVKEQEVYMGELPLMTDTGTFIVNGTERVIVSQLHRSPGVFFDHDRGKTHSSGKLLYSARVIPYRGSWLDFEFDPKDALFTRIDRRRKLPVTILLRALGYTNEQMLDIFFEHNVFHLGKKDGAELELVAERLRGETLNFDLKVGDEVIVETGKRITARHVRRLEAAKIKSLEVPDEYLVGRILATDIVDTKTGELLAAANTELADSHLEAFRKAGVERIATLWVNDLDRGDYISKTLRIDPSRTPLEALVEIYRMMRPGEPPTKDAAQNLFQNLFFSSERYDLDRVGRMKFNRRVGRKDDRGPGVLYDGRYFRDRNDEASKSLVKELGDGSDILDVLKVLIEIRNGRGTVDDIDHLGNRRVRSVGEMAENVFRIGLVRVERAVKERLSLAESEGLTPQELINAKPVAAAIKEFFGSSQLSQFMDQNNPLSEVTHKRRVSALGPGGLTRERAGFEVRDVHPTHYGRVCTIETPEGPNIGLINSLAVYARTNEYGFLETPYRKVVNGKITNEVEYLSAIDEGDHVIAQANSPLKKDGSFVEDFVSCRSHGESELRPSSDIEYMDVSPMQTVSVAAALVPFLEHDDANRALMGANMQRQAVPTLRAQTPVVGTGIERAVARDSGVIVAARRGGEIDQVDAARIVVRVHESEIGENDAGVDIYPLTKYTRSNQNTNLNQRPLVKVGDRVEKGDVLADGPSTDLGELALGQNMLVAFMPWNGYNFEDSILISERVVQEDRYTTIHIEELTCQCRDTKLGPEEITADIPNVGEQALARLDESGIVYIGAEVKAGDILVGKVTPKGESQLTPEEKLLRAIFGEKASDVKDSSLRVPPGMDGTVIDVSVFTRDGIEKDKRARQIEEMEIKRIKKDFDDQFRILEGAIYARLRTAIVGKVANGGPGGLKKGVEITDAYLDGLKKDEWFSIRMKDEDAADFLERAQEQVKGHREEFDRRFREKQAKITAGDDLAPGMLKMVKVYLAVKRRIQPGDKMAGRHGNKGVVSMIVPVEDMPYAADGRPVDIVLNPLGVPSRMNIGQILETHLGWAAKGLGEKIGRMLDANEKVGEVRKFLDAIYNHDKDAFKARVDLKSLNDDELLALARNLRNGVPMATPVFDGAFESEIKAMLKLADLPESGQTQLFDGRTGEAFDRPVTVGYMHMLKLNHLVDDKMHARSTGPYSLVTQQPLGGKAQFGGQRFGEMEVWALEAYGAAYTLQEMLTVKSDDVSGRNQMYKNIVDGDHEMAAGMPESFNVLVKEIRSLAINIELEETKTK